One genomic window of uncultured Erythrobacter sp. includes the following:
- a CDS encoding helix-hairpin-helix domain-containing protein, whose protein sequence is MTFNEALPYILAGLAVLLLFVAFYYLANRKATVVASDKRDVLDEGAAPAKRNEALINAPAAATKSPVEPAPAQVAAPVPAPAPAPTPAPAPAPAPVPAPAPTPAPASTDAADDLTTIKGLGPKLASMLNEQGITRFAQIAAWDDAEVARIDAMLGRFKGRITRDSWVDQAKLLAAGDESGFAAKFGQNG, encoded by the coding sequence ATGACTTTCAACGAAGCTCTGCCGTATATCCTGGCCGGTCTGGCCGTCCTGCTGCTGTTCGTCGCATTCTACTATCTCGCCAACCGCAAAGCGACGGTGGTGGCTTCGGACAAGCGCGATGTGCTCGATGAAGGCGCTGCTCCGGCCAAGCGCAACGAAGCGCTGATCAACGCTCCCGCAGCGGCTACGAAATCTCCGGTCGAACCAGCGCCCGCTCAGGTTGCGGCACCCGTCCCTGCACCAGCGCCGGCTCCCACACCAGCACCCGCTCCGGCTCCTGCGCCCGTGCCTGCTCCTGCTCCGACCCCAGCTCCCGCGTCGACCGACGCTGCGGACGATCTCACAACAATCAAAGGCCTCGGACCGAAACTCGCGTCCATGCTCAACGAACAGGGCATCACCCGCTTTGCGCAGATTGCCGCATGGGACGACGCCGAAGTCGCGCGCATCGATGCGATGCTCGGACGCTTCAAAGGCCGCATCACTCGCGACAGCTGGGTTGACCAAGCCAAACTGCTCGCGGCTGGGGATGAATCGGGCTTCGCGGCGAAGTTCGGCCAAAACGGCTGA
- a CDS encoding response regulator yields the protein MSQRILVAEDELIVAFDLCDTVEEAGFEVEGPHAGISSAMLAFQKEKPDLAILDIQLDDGVVFPLAKKLSEENIPIIFHSGRHSREEVEEKFPSATTLAKPCPPSAMIRAVNQVLEAT from the coding sequence ATGAGCCAGCGGATTCTGGTCGCTGAAGACGAATTGATCGTTGCTTTCGATCTTTGCGACACTGTCGAAGAAGCTGGCTTTGAAGTCGAAGGGCCGCATGCCGGTATCTCCTCTGCGATGCTCGCATTCCAGAAAGAGAAACCCGATCTCGCCATCCTGGATATCCAGCTTGATGATGGTGTGGTTTTTCCGCTCGCGAAGAAGCTCTCCGAAGAGAACATTCCGATCATCTTCCATTCGGGCCGTCACAGCCGCGAGGAAGTGGAAGAAAAATTCCCCTCGGCAACCACTCTGGCAAAGCCCTGCCCGCCGTCGGCCATGATCCGGGCGGTGAACCAGGTGCTTGAAGCGACGTAA
- a CDS encoding acyl-CoA dehydrogenase has protein sequence MAPFNWEDPFDLETQLTEDERMIRDTANAFAQSELQPRVIEAFRNEVSAPELFPLMGQAGLLGATIPEEYGGVGASYVAYGLIAREIERVDSGYRSMASVQSSLVMHPIYAYGSEEQKQKYLPGLSSGELIGCFGLTEPDAGSDPAGMKTYAKKDGDGYVISGSKTWISNSPFADVFVVWAKSEEHGGGIRGFILEKGMEGLSAPKIDGKISLRASTTGMIMMDEVKLPADALLPNVQGLKGPFGCLNRARYGISWGAMGAAEFCLHAARQYGLDRKQFERPLAATQLYQKKLADMMSDIALGLQASLRVGRLIDEGRFAPDMISIVKRNNVGKALDIARQARDMHGGNGISEEYQVIRHAVNLETVNTYEGTHDVHALILGRAITGIAAF, from the coding sequence ATGGCTCCCTTCAATTGGGAAGATCCGTTCGATCTTGAAACCCAGCTGACTGAAGACGAACGGATGATCCGCGACACCGCGAATGCCTTCGCACAGTCCGAATTGCAGCCGCGCGTGATCGAAGCTTTCCGGAATGAGGTCAGCGCACCAGAGCTCTTTCCTCTGATGGGCCAGGCTGGCTTGCTCGGAGCGACCATTCCCGAAGAATACGGCGGTGTTGGTGCGAGCTATGTCGCCTATGGCCTGATCGCACGCGAGATTGAGCGCGTGGATAGCGGGTACCGCTCCATGGCCTCAGTTCAATCGAGCCTCGTGATGCACCCGATCTACGCCTACGGGTCGGAAGAGCAGAAGCAGAAGTATCTGCCCGGCCTTTCTTCTGGAGAACTCATCGGCTGTTTCGGCCTGACCGAACCCGATGCTGGGTCAGACCCGGCGGGCATGAAAACCTACGCCAAGAAAGACGGCGATGGGTATGTGATCTCTGGCTCGAAGACGTGGATCTCCAACTCGCCCTTCGCCGACGTGTTTGTCGTCTGGGCCAAAAGCGAAGAACATGGCGGCGGTATCCGCGGCTTTATCCTTGAGAAAGGGATGGAGGGACTGTCCGCGCCCAAGATCGACGGCAAGATTTCTCTGCGCGCTTCGACCACCGGCATGATCATGATGGATGAGGTCAAGCTGCCCGCCGACGCGCTGCTGCCGAATGTGCAGGGGCTGAAAGGTCCGTTCGGCTGTCTCAACCGTGCACGCTACGGCATCAGCTGGGGCGCAATGGGTGCTGCGGAATTCTGCCTTCACGCGGCCCGCCAATACGGTCTCGATCGCAAACAGTTCGAGCGTCCGCTGGCCGCAACGCAGCTCTACCAAAAGAAGCTCGCCGATATGATGAGCGATATTGCGCTGGGCCTTCAGGCAAGCCTGCGCGTCGGACGTTTGATCGACGAAGGCCGGTTTGCACCGGACATGATCAGCATCGTGAAGCGCAACAATGTCGGCAAGGCGCTCGATATCGCCCGGCAGGCGCGGGACATGCACGGCGGCAACGGTATTTCCGAGGAATATCAGGTGATCCGCCACGCCGTGAACCTCGAAACGGTCAACACCTACGAAGGCACGCACGATGTCCATGCACTGATCCTTGGCCGCGCGATTACGGGCATCGCAGCGTTTTGA